AGCAGCAGCGCGCCGCCGCGGTCGCGATACTCGCAGAGCTCGCGGTGGATCGCCTCGATGGCGCCGATGTCGACGCCGCGTGTGGGCTGCTCGGCGATGAGCAGCGGCGAGCCGTAGTCGAGCTCTCGTGCGACGACGACCTTCTGCAGGTTGCCGCCGGAGAGCGTGCCCACGGGCGTGGACGGCCCGGCGATCTTCACGCCGAATCGAGCGATGAGCCGCTTGGCGTGCTCGAGCATCGCGCCGCGGGAGAGCAGACCGCGCTGCAGCAGGGGCGCTTTGCGATGGTGGCCCAGGGCGAGATTGTCGATGGCGTCGGCGGTGCCCGCGCTGCCGACCGCGTGACGATCCTCGGGGATGTAGGCGATGCCGCCGTCGCGCCGCTGGGCGATCGTCGCGCGGCTCAGATCCTCGCCCGCGACCGAGACCGTGCCCGAGGTCGCCTGCCGCATGCCGATGATCGCCTCCGCGAGCTCGACCTGACCGTTGCCCGCGACGCCGGCGATGCCGACGATCTCGCCCGAGCGCACGAACAGCTCGGCCTCAGAGACGGCGTCCCGTTCGCCGGCGCCGGGAACGGTGAGGCCGCGCACGTCGAGCACCACCTCTCCCGGATCCTGCGCGGGAGGCGGTGTGGTGAGATCGACATCGCGGCCCGTCATGTGCCGGGTGATCTCAGCCGGCGAGCTCTCCGCCGTGACCAGCTGGGCGACGTTTCGGCCGTCGCGCAGCACCGTGACCCGGTCGGAGATCGCCATGACCTCGTTCAGCTTGTGCGTGATGATGATGATCGTGCGGCCATCGGCTTTGAGGGCGCGCAGCACGTCGAAGAGGCGCTCGGTCTCCTGCGGGGTGAGCACGGCGGTGGGCTCATCGAGGATCAGCAC
This DNA window, taken from Leucobacter tenebrionis, encodes the following:
- a CDS encoding ABC transporter ATP-binding protein, with amino-acid sequence MMVAEVSMRGITKRFPGVLADDNVDFEVETGEIHALMGENGAGKSILMSMLAGVYQPDEGEIFIRGERRSLSSPLDAIDAGIGMVFQSFKLFPSLTIAENVVFRAEPTKRGLIDRQEAGRQVAEIAERYGLSIDPNARVDSVPVGVLQRVEIVKALYREARVLILDEPTAVLTPQETERLFDVLRALKADGRTIIIITHKLNEVMAISDRVTVLRDGRNVAQLVTAESSPAEITRHMTGRDVDLTTPPPAQDPGEVVLDVRGLTVPGAGERDAVSEAELFVRSGEIVGIAGVAGNGQVELAEAIIGMRQATSGTVSVAGEDLSRATIAQRRDGGIAYIPEDRHAVGSAGTADAIDNLALGHHRKAPLLQRGLLSRGAMLEHAKRLIARFGVKIAGPSTPVGTLSGGNLQKVVVARELDYGSPLLIAEQPTRGVDIGAIEAIHRELCEYRDRGGALLLISAELSEIMSLSSRILVMFEGRIVAEVPKAEADDALLGLYMAGHEPEQRHRPGSFAAAFAAAAGSATDGKGAAL